The Xanthobacter flavus genome includes a window with the following:
- a CDS encoding efflux RND transporter permease subunit has protein sequence MNLSRFFIDRPIFAGVLSVLIFLAGLIAMRAMPISEYPEVVPPQVVVRATYPGANPKVIAETVSTPLEESINGVEGMLYMSSQATTDGIMTLTVTFKLGTDPDKAQQLVQNRISQAEPRLPEEVRRLGVTTVKSSPDLTMVVHLISPNNRYDTTYLRNYAVLNVKDRLARIDGVGQVQLFGAGDYSMRIWLDPQKVAEHGLSAADVVREIRAQNVQAAAGVVGASPGAPGLDLQLSINAQGRLANEEEFANIVVKSGTNGEIVLLKDVARIELGASEYALRSLLNNTQAVAVPIFQAPGSNAIRIADDTRRVMEEIKENMPEGVDYSIVYDTTQFVRASIDAVVHTLLEAVALVVLVVIVFLQTWRASIIPLLAVPVSIVGTFAVMYVFGFSINALTLFGLVLAIGIVVDDAIVVVENVERNIEGGLSPREATYKAMREVSGPIIAIALVLIAVFVPLAFITGLTGQFYKQFALTIAISTVISAVNSLTLSPALSALLLKGHDAPKDRLTRVMDFAFGWFFRGFNKAFVRGSSAYGSVVRRTIGHKVLMLGLYIVLVALTGVLFKAVPPGFVPGQDKQYLVGFAQLPDGATLDRTEEVIRKMSDIALKEPGVKSAIAFPGLSINGFTNSSNSGIVFVGLDEFEARRDPGLNGNAIAMKLNGKFAGIPDAMIAMFPPPPVQGLGTIGGFKLQIEDRAGLGYAALDAATKAFLGAARQAPELAGLFSSYQVNVPQLFADIDRVKARQLNVAVTDVFETMQIYLGSSYVNDFNKFGRTYTVRVQADAPFRARAEDVGTLKVRSATGEMIPLSALLKVRSSAGPERAMRYNGFLSADVNGGAAPGFSSGEAQQVVERIAKETLPKGFSFEWTELTYQDILAGNSAVFVFPLAIFLVFLVLAAQYESLVLPLAIIMIVPTGLFAAMTGVWLAGGDNNVFTQIGLVVLVGLSAKNAILIVEFARELEFEGRTPVQAAIEASRLRLRPILMTSLAFIMGVVPLVTSIGAGAEMRQAMGTAVFAGMIGVTVFGIFLTPVFYVMLRGLAGNRPLTQHGHAPAGEEPAAHALQPGE, from the coding sequence ATGAACCTGTCCAGATTCTTCATCGACCGCCCGATCTTCGCCGGCGTGCTCTCCGTCCTCATCTTCCTCGCCGGCCTCATCGCCATGCGGGCCATGCCCATCTCGGAATATCCCGAGGTGGTGCCGCCGCAGGTGGTGGTGCGCGCCACCTATCCCGGCGCCAATCCCAAGGTGATCGCCGAGACCGTCTCGACCCCGCTGGAGGAATCCATCAACGGCGTCGAGGGCATGCTCTACATGTCGAGCCAGGCCACCACCGACGGCATCATGACGCTGACCGTCACCTTCAAGCTCGGCACCGACCCGGACAAGGCACAGCAGCTCGTCCAGAACCGCATCTCGCAGGCGGAGCCCCGCCTGCCGGAAGAAGTGCGGCGCCTCGGCGTGACCACGGTGAAGTCCTCCCCGGACCTCACCATGGTCGTCCACCTCATCTCCCCCAACAACCGCTACGACACCACCTACCTGCGCAATTATGCGGTGCTGAACGTGAAGGACCGCCTCGCCCGCATCGACGGCGTGGGGCAGGTGCAATTGTTCGGCGCGGGCGACTATTCCATGCGCATCTGGCTCGACCCGCAGAAGGTGGCCGAGCACGGCCTTTCCGCCGCCGACGTGGTGCGCGAGATCCGCGCCCAGAACGTGCAGGCGGCGGCCGGCGTGGTCGGCGCATCACCCGGCGCGCCGGGACTCGACCTTCAGCTTTCCATCAACGCACAAGGCCGCCTCGCCAACGAGGAGGAGTTCGCCAACATCGTGGTGAAGAGCGGCACCAACGGCGAGATCGTGCTGCTGAAGGACGTGGCGCGCATCGAGCTGGGCGCATCCGAATATGCCCTGCGCTCGCTCCTCAACAACACCCAGGCGGTGGCGGTGCCGATCTTCCAGGCGCCGGGCTCCAACGCCATCCGCATCGCCGACGACACGCGGCGGGTGATGGAGGAGATCAAGGAGAACATGCCGGAGGGCGTGGACTATTCCATCGTCTACGACACCACCCAGTTCGTGCGCGCCTCCATCGACGCCGTGGTCCACACGCTGCTGGAAGCCGTGGCGCTGGTGGTGCTGGTGGTGATCGTATTCCTCCAGACCTGGCGGGCCTCCATCATCCCGCTGCTCGCGGTGCCGGTGTCCATCGTCGGCACGTTCGCGGTGATGTACGTGTTCGGCTTCTCCATCAATGCCTTGACGCTGTTCGGCCTGGTGCTCGCCATCGGCATCGTGGTGGATGACGCCATCGTCGTGGTGGAGAATGTGGAGCGCAACATCGAGGGCGGCCTCTCCCCACGCGAGGCCACCTACAAGGCCATGCGGGAGGTGTCCGGGCCCATCATCGCCATCGCCCTCGTGCTGATCGCGGTGTTCGTGCCGCTGGCCTTCATCACCGGCCTCACGGGCCAGTTCTACAAGCAGTTCGCCCTCACCATCGCCATCTCGACAGTGATCTCGGCCGTCAACTCGCTGACCCTCTCGCCGGCCCTCTCGGCGCTGCTGCTGAAGGGTCACGACGCGCCCAAGGACCGGCTCACGCGGGTCATGGACTTTGCATTCGGCTGGTTCTTCCGCGGCTTCAACAAGGCCTTCGTGCGCGGGTCGAGCGCCTATGGCTCGGTGGTGCGCCGGACCATCGGCCACAAGGTGCTGATGCTCGGCCTCTACATCGTGCTGGTGGCGCTGACCGGCGTGCTGTTCAAGGCGGTACCGCCCGGCTTCGTGCCGGGGCAGGACAAGCAGTATCTGGTGGGCTTCGCCCAGCTCCCCGACGGCGCCACCCTCGACCGCACCGAGGAGGTGATCCGCAAGATGAGCGACATCGCCCTGAAGGAGCCGGGCGTGAAGTCGGCCATCGCCTTCCCCGGCCTCTCCATCAACGGCTTCACCAACTCGTCCAACTCCGGCATCGTCTTCGTCGGCCTCGACGAGTTCGAGGCGCGGCGCGACCCGGGGCTGAACGGCAACGCCATCGCCATGAAGCTGAACGGCAAATTCGCCGGCATCCCGGACGCGATGATCGCCATGTTCCCGCCGCCGCCGGTGCAGGGGCTCGGCACCATCGGCGGCTTCAAGCTGCAGATCGAGGATCGCGCCGGCCTCGGCTATGCCGCCCTCGACGCGGCGACCAAGGCCTTCCTTGGCGCCGCCCGGCAGGCGCCCGAGCTGGCCGGCCTGTTCTCCTCCTATCAGGTGAACGTGCCGCAGCTCTTCGCCGACATCGACCGGGTGAAGGCGCGCCAGCTGAACGTCGCCGTCACCGACGTGTTCGAGACCATGCAGATCTATCTCGGCTCGTCCTATGTGAACGACTTCAACAAGTTCGGCCGCACCTACACCGTGCGGGTCCAGGCCGACGCCCCCTTCCGCGCCCGCGCCGAGGACGTGGGCACGCTGAAGGTGCGCTCGGCCACGGGCGAGATGATCCCGCTCTCCGCGCTGCTCAAGGTGCGTTCGTCGGCGGGACCGGAGCGGGCCATGCGCTACAACGGCTTCCTCTCCGCCGACGTGAACGGCGGCGCCGCCCCCGGCTTCTCCTCGGGCGAGGCGCAGCAGGTGGTGGAGCGCATCGCCAAGGAGACCCTGCCCAAGGGCTTCTCCTTCGAGTGGACCGAACTGACCTACCAGGACATCCTGGCCGGCAATTCGGCGGTGTTCGTCTTCCCGCTCGCCATCTTCCTAGTGTTCCTGGTGCTGGCGGCGCAATACGAAAGCCTCGTCCTGCCGCTCGCCATCATCATGATCGTGCCGACGGGCCTCTTCGCCGCCATGACCGGCGTGTGGCTCGCGGGCGGGGACAACAATGTCTTCACCCAGATCGGCCTCGTGGTGCTGGTGGGGCTCTCGGCGAAGAATGCGATCCTGATCGTGGAATTCGCCCGCGAGCTGGAATTCGAGGGCCGCACGCCGGTCCAGGCCGCCATCGAGGCAAGCCGGCTCCGGCTGCGGCCCATCCTGATGACCTCCCTCGCCTTCATCATGGGCGTGGTGCCCCTCGTCACCTCCATCGGCGCGGGTGCGGAGATGCGGCAGGCCATGGGCACGGCGGTGTTCGCCGGCATGATCGGCGTGACGGTGTTCGGCATCTTCCTGACGCCGGTGTTCTACGTGATGCTGCGCGGGCTGGCGGGGAACCGGCCGCTCACGCAGCACGGGCACGCCCCGGCGGGCGAGGAGCCGGCCGCACACGCGCTCCAGCCGGGGGAGTGA
- the otnK gene encoding 3-oxo-tetronate kinase, with protein MPLTLGVIADDYTGASDLANTLSKEGVRTVQTIGVPDAALALPDADAVVVSLKSRSIPADEAVAVSLAACAWLKSRGASHILFKVCSTFDSTDAGNIGPVTDALRLATGAAIVPVTPAFPETGRTVYMGHLFVGDVPLNESPLKDHPLNPMTDSDLKRVLARQSAGRVGLVPLKDVAAGADAVSARLEHLALDGRTAAIVDAVFDRDLEAVGIAAAALPLSTGASGLGLGLARALIADGRVLRQASDGAALAAGIGGPAAVVAGSCSKATLEQIAIAEGQMPVLRLSAERLVTHPEAEVAAALDWAKARLASGPVLIAASGAPEQVAEVQARFGRHAAGVAIEHGTAAISEGLVAAGVRRLVLAGGETSGASVDRLKIPAFLVGPEIAPGVPLLRTEGQPGEPMVLALKSGNFGGPDFFAKALAMMGVAV; from the coding sequence ATGCCCCTCACCCTCGGCGTCATCGCCGACGACTATACTGGCGCCTCCGACCTCGCGAACACCCTGTCGAAGGAGGGCGTGCGCACGGTCCAGACCATCGGCGTGCCCGATGCCGCGCTGGCGCTGCCCGATGCGGATGCCGTGGTCGTCTCGCTCAAGAGCCGCTCCATCCCGGCGGATGAGGCGGTGGCGGTGTCGCTGGCGGCTTGTGCGTGGCTGAAATCGCGGGGGGCCTCGCACATCCTGTTCAAGGTCTGCTCCACCTTCGATTCCACCGACGCGGGCAATATCGGGCCGGTCACCGATGCCCTGCGCCTCGCCACCGGCGCGGCCATCGTGCCGGTGACCCCGGCGTTCCCGGAGACCGGGCGCACCGTCTACATGGGCCATCTCTTCGTCGGCGACGTGCCGCTGAACGAGAGCCCACTGAAGGACCATCCCCTCAACCCCATGACCGATTCGGACCTGAAGCGCGTGCTCGCCCGCCAGAGCGCGGGCCGGGTCGGACTGGTGCCGCTGAAGGATGTGGCGGCGGGCGCAGATGCGGTGTCCGCGCGGCTGGAGCATCTGGCGCTGGATGGACGCACGGCGGCCATCGTGGATGCCGTGTTCGACCGGGATCTGGAGGCGGTGGGTATCGCGGCGGCGGCCCTGCCGCTCTCCACCGGCGCGTCGGGCCTCGGCCTCGGGCTGGCGCGCGCGCTCATCGCGGACGGGCGGGTGCTGCGGCAGGCGAGCGACGGCGCGGCGCTGGCGGCGGGCATCGGCGGGCCTGCGGCCGTGGTCGCGGGAAGCTGCTCGAAGGCGACGCTGGAGCAGATTGCCATTGCGGAAGGACAGATGCCGGTGCTGCGGCTCTCCGCCGAACGGCTCGTCACCCATCCCGAGGCGGAGGTCGCCGCCGCTCTGGACTGGGCGAAGGCGCGCCTCGCGTCCGGGCCGGTGCTCATCGCCGCGAGCGGAGCGCCCGAGCAGGTGGCGGAGGTGCAGGCCCGCTTCGGCCGCCATGCGGCGGGCGTCGCCATCGAGCACGGCACGGCGGCGATTTCCGAAGGGCTGGTGGCGGCCGGCGTGCGCCGCCTCGTGCTGGCCGGCGGGGAGACCTCCGGCGCGAGCGTGGACCGGCTGAAGATTCCCGCCTTCCTTGTCGGCCCGGAGATCGCCCCCGGCGTGCCGCTGCTGCGCACCGAGGGCCAACCGGGCGAACCCATGGTGCTGGCGCTGAAATCCGGCAATTTCGGCGGGCCGGACTTCTTCGCGAAGGCGTTGGCGATGATGGGTGTGGCCGTCTGA
- a CDS encoding prolyl-tRNA synthetase associated domain-containing protein, producing MTQKSDTPHTPDTLLAFLAQNDIPGTTYDHPPVHTVAESQALRGDIPGAHTKNLFLRDGKKTYFLLTLAEDTPVNLKALRGPLGAKGSLSFASPEALMEHLGILPGSVSLLALANDTDGRVRFAIDAALMRADLVGCHPLTNARTTVLTPDALRAFFRLTGHEAMEVEIPTAEEA from the coding sequence ATGACCCAAAAGTCCGACACGCCCCACACGCCCGATACCCTTCTCGCTTTCCTCGCGCAGAACGACATCCCCGGCACCACCTATGATCACCCGCCCGTGCATACGGTGGCCGAATCGCAGGCGCTGCGCGGCGACATTCCCGGCGCCCACACCAAGAACCTGTTTCTGCGCGACGGGAAGAAAACCTATTTCCTGCTGACGCTGGCCGAGGACACCCCGGTGAACCTCAAGGCGCTGCGCGGGCCGCTCGGGGCAAAAGGCTCGCTGTCCTTCGCCTCGCCCGAGGCGCTCATGGAGCATCTCGGCATCCTGCCCGGCTCGGTGAGCCTGCTCGCGCTCGCCAACGACACCGACGGCCGGGTCCGCTTCGCCATCGACGCCGCGCTCATGCGCGCCGATCTCGTGGGCTGCCACCCGCTCACCAATGCCCGCACCACCGTGCTCACACCGGACGCCCTGCGCGCCTTCTTCCGCCTCACCGGCCACGAGGCGATGGAGGTGGAGATTCCAACGGCCGAGGAGGCCTGA
- the ppc gene encoding phosphoenolpyruvate carboxylase, protein MTGLARSSGVAPRAEDVKDQPLRDDIRLLGRILGDTVRDQEGGEVFDLVERIRQLSIRFHRDDDQAARDELGALLGALPADRSLDTIRAFSYFSHLANIAEDQHHIRRNRAHAIAGSAPRAGSLANAFSRAEQMGIGRAALADFFSGALMSPVLTAHPTEVRRKSTLNREMEIAAELDRRERVVPTPQEREEGEEILRRAVLTLWQTALLRRIKLTVLDEVANGLSYYDYTFLTEVPRLYCAIEDRLAEEGGELDLPSFLRIGSWIGGDRDGNPFVTAHVLKETVRLHRDRILAHYEEELVALGAELSLAQRLVSVSEALTELASRSPDRSQEHREEPYRLALAYVLERLRQTARKLRGEPLSAEGLAPYATAQEFRADLDVIDESLVANGSKVLARGRLRLLRRAADCFGFHLACIDLRQNSDVHERVIAELLEKAVPGTNYAGLDEEARIAVLLRELATPRPLASPFIAYSEETCSELDILREAATAHRALGREVIPNAIISKAEGVSDLLELALLLKEVGLVSSDGAGGLASAVNIIPLFETISDLKACAGVMDRAFAIPAYRKLVESRGAEQEVMLGYSDSNKDGGFVTSGWELYKAEIGLIEVFGAHKVRLRLFHGRGGSVGRGGGPSYDAILAQPGGAVNGQIRITEQGEIIASKYSNPDVGRRNLEILVSATLEASLLQPQYKAPRTEFLTAMEDISDTAFAAYRNLVYETEGFEDYFWSSTVINEIATLNIGSRPASRAKTRSIEKLRAIPWVFSWAQCRLMLPAWYGFGTAVEAFVARRPDYGLSFLKAMQHEWPFFRTLLSNMDMVLAKSSLAIASRYAELVPDVELRTAIFGRIRAEYELTLKHLLAIMDQQKLLEGNPLLDRSIRNRFPYLDPLNHLQVELLRQHRASPGDDQVLHGIQLSINGISAGLRNSG, encoded by the coding sequence ATGACGGGTTTGGCACGATCAAGCGGCGTCGCGCCGCGCGCTGAGGATGTGAAGGACCAGCCGCTGCGTGACGATATCCGGCTGCTCGGCCGCATCCTCGGCGACACCGTGCGCGACCAGGAGGGCGGCGAGGTGTTCGACCTCGTGGAGCGCATCCGGCAATTGTCCATCCGCTTCCACCGCGACGACGACCAGGCGGCCCGCGACGAACTGGGCGCCCTGCTGGGCGCCCTGCCGGCGGACCGATCCCTCGATACCATTCGCGCCTTCAGCTATTTCTCCCACCTCGCGAACATCGCCGAGGACCAGCACCACATCCGCCGCAACCGCGCCCATGCCATCGCCGGCTCGGCGCCGCGCGCGGGCAGCCTCGCCAATGCCTTCTCCCGCGCCGAGCAGATGGGGATCGGCCGCGCGGCGTTGGCGGACTTCTTCTCCGGGGCGCTCATGAGCCCTGTGCTCACCGCTCACCCTACCGAGGTGCGGCGCAAGAGCACGCTCAACCGCGAGATGGAGATCGCCGCTGAACTCGACCGCCGCGAGCGCGTGGTGCCCACGCCGCAGGAGCGGGAGGAGGGCGAGGAGATCCTGCGCCGCGCGGTGCTGACCCTGTGGCAGACGGCGCTGCTGCGCCGCATCAAGCTGACCGTGCTGGACGAGGTGGCGAACGGCCTCTCCTATTATGACTACACCTTCCTCACCGAGGTGCCGCGCCTCTATTGCGCCATCGAGGATCGCCTCGCGGAAGAGGGCGGCGAATTGGATTTGCCCTCCTTCCTGCGCATCGGCAGCTGGATCGGCGGGGACCGCGACGGCAATCCCTTCGTCACCGCCCATGTGCTGAAGGAGACGGTGCGGCTGCACCGCGACCGCATTCTCGCCCATTACGAGGAGGAGCTGGTCGCGCTCGGGGCGGAACTGTCCCTCGCCCAGCGCCTCGTCAGCGTTTCCGAGGCCCTCACCGAACTCGCGTCCCGCTCCCCGGACCGCTCCCAGGAGCACCGGGAGGAGCCTTATCGCCTCGCCCTCGCCTATGTGCTGGAGCGCCTGCGCCAGACCGCCCGCAAACTGCGCGGCGAGCCCCTGTCGGCCGAAGGGCTCGCCCCCTATGCCACGGCGCAGGAGTTCCGCGCCGATCTCGACGTGATCGACGAGTCGCTCGTCGCCAACGGTTCGAAGGTGCTGGCGCGCGGGCGGCTGCGCCTGCTGCGGCGGGCGGCGGACTGCTTCGGCTTCCATCTCGCCTGCATCGACCTCCGGCAGAATTCGGACGTGCATGAGCGCGTCATCGCCGAGCTCTTGGAAAAGGCTGTGCCGGGCACGAACTATGCGGGCCTCGACGAGGAGGCCCGCATCGCCGTGCTCCTCCGGGAGCTGGCGACGCCGCGCCCGCTTGCCTCACCCTTCATCGCCTATTCGGAAGAGACCTGCTCGGAGCTCGACATCCTGCGCGAGGCAGCCACCGCGCACCGGGCACTGGGGCGCGAGGTGATCCCCAACGCCATCATCTCCAAGGCCGAGGGCGTTTCAGACCTCCTCGAACTGGCGCTGCTGCTGAAGGAAGTCGGCCTCGTCTCCAGCGACGGGGCGGGCGGTCTCGCCAGCGCGGTGAACATCATCCCCCTGTTCGAGACCATTTCGGACCTGAAGGCCTGCGCCGGCGTGATGGACCGCGCCTTCGCCATTCCCGCCTATCGCAAGCTGGTGGAAAGCCGCGGCGCCGAGCAGGAGGTGATGCTCGGCTATTCGGATTCCAACAAGGACGGCGGCTTCGTCACCTCCGGCTGGGAATTGTACAAGGCGGAGATCGGTCTCATCGAGGTGTTCGGGGCGCACAAGGTCCGGCTTCGCCTGTTCCACGGGCGCGGCGGCTCGGTGGGGCGCGGCGGCGGGCCGAGCTATGACGCCATCCTCGCCCAGCCGGGCGGGGCGGTGAACGGGCAGATCCGCATCACCGAGCAGGGCGAGATCATTGCCTCCAAATATTCAAACCCGGACGTGGGGCGGCGCAACCTGGAAATCCTGGTCTCGGCGACGCTGGAGGCGTCCCTGCTCCAGCCGCAATACAAGGCGCCGCGCACCGAATTCCTCACCGCCATGGAGGACATCTCGGACACGGCCTTCGCCGCCTATCGCAATCTCGTCTACGAGACCGAGGGCTTCGAGGACTATTTCTGGTCCTCCACCGTCATCAACGAGATCGCGACGCTGAACATCGGGTCGCGCCCGGCCTCGCGCGCCAAGACGCGCTCCATCGAGAAGCTGCGGGCCATTCCGTGGGTGTTCTCCTGGGCCCAGTGCCGGCTGATGCTGCCGGCCTGGTACGGCTTCGGCACGGCGGTGGAGGCGTTCGTGGCGCGGCGGCCGGATTATGGCCTCTCCTTCCTCAAGGCCATGCAACACGAGTGGCCCTTCTTCCGCACGCTCCTGTCCAACATGGACATGGTGCTGGCCAAAAGCTCGCTCGCCATCGCCTCGCGCTATGCGGAACTGGTGCCGGACGTGGAGCTGCGCACCGCCATCTTCGGCCGCATCCGCGCCGAATACGAGCTGACGCTGAAGCACCTGCTCGCCATCATGGACCAGCAGAAGCTGCTGGAGGGCAATCCACTGCTGGACCGCTCCATCCGCAACCGCTTCCCCTATCTCGACCCCCTGAACCACCTGCAGGTGGAACTGCTGCGCCAGCACCGCGCCAGCCCCGGCGACGACCAGGTGCTGCACGGCATCCAGCTCTCCATCAACGGCATCTCGGCCGGCCTGCGCAACTCGGGGTGA